In Luteibacter mycovicinus, a genomic segment contains:
- a CDS encoding beta strand repeat-containing protein, which produces MEASQGVSAHGNLPSGVGMKLGAMALAVALALGLSACGGGGGGGGGGNVRPTQPTQPTQPTQPVQPTSPPSSGSGTTPSGEIDVAANDVVVRADNLTGSTDLVKGGAGTLTLTGTNSYTGTTLVQAGSLYVDGDQSAATGAATVASGATLGGKGIIGGSVTVSDGATLAPGSSGAIGTLTVNGNLSLSSGSRLDYGLGDFVDVKGNLTLDGTLGGSPASGSATGPGVYRLMSYGGSLVNNGLDAPAGWLVQTGVAHQVNLVNAQATRLSFWDGDAGPASDNVVNGGNGTWQTGNAASRANWTDANGVTNTGFADGSFAVFQSTPGTVTVDASQGDVSVAGMQFASNGYIVRGDAIHLTGSATDPGQSIIRVGDGSTAGSGYMATIDSVLTGASGLVKTDAGTLVLSGSNTYTGGTTISGGVLQLGNGGTTGSLAGDVTDNAVLAFNRSDTSSFNGIVSGAGSLRQIGSGTLVLTGNNTYAGGTTVDNGILQIGNGGATGWLVGDIVNNKYVRFNRSDDVVFGGNISGTGSLLKDGAGKLIVTGSITEDSATTSTRPTVITAGTLQIGNGGTTGSIAGDITNNSALVFDRSDTVTVGGIVSGTGSLTQAGTGTLILANTAIFSDITISRGTLQIGNGGGNSWRTGSIANNGTLIFNFGYPSGVGGGTDAVISGSGNLIKQGSDLFVFSNDNTYTGGTLISGGTLRLGSGGTTGSVTGAITNNGVLGFDRSDNVTFANRVTGTGALRKDGFNTLTLTGDVASTGGTNVALGTLQIGNGGTSGTLAGDVFVSGTLAFNRSDDQTFSGNISGDGQVVKLGGNTLTLTRGNASSGGGGPWFGTDVVDGTLRIASGAALKYSTTVGGNLAHAVLQVDHGATIAYTTLADGATLDNAGLVHTNDAFTAVGGTRAASVLNHDGGVIETVPQVGYVGGAVNLGANSTLINASGAIIRGAIGVESSGVVTNDGGTITGMTDDGINGHMTAVTNTNGGQITSGSDSRMPTAPISAGIFSYGHDATISNLSASSIVGKRVGVALNDGGTVFNDGGSLISGSTGVSTYNQDLTIATVNNTNGARITGTQTGIRLEFGGVVNNGAGSTIETTAPASGDCSGTPACAIYVPVYGGVGNYGSVGTLTLSNAGFILGDVQMDPGRVNDITLIAGGYIHGALKIGSNTASNLTLDGGAGSSQLYSTAVTGGTTFGGSLIKNGAGIWTLDNNELQGVTNTSINAGSLRASQSLAGNVTVNAGGMIDGVPGVNGNLINAGKVALHGGDTSVGGNFSQASGGRLAVSLGSKLAVTGSAALDGTLEVTGADNGYVSNTHTDVLTATGGVTGTFGALVKDSGVVFTSSTINYGPNSVWLDTTGLNITAAMQSRGAVLTRASLASAQRVQSAFTQLDTRIASGTVSAVPSNFVEAAGQFQQAPTVQAAQFSLESLSGELHAASAAMTFEAIDASGRAMSDHFDDLLDKKAGYGMWTHNLSTSGDMGRSGFDGVGYQLNGWMVGSDQQIGSSGVAGFAFGQSQARQQLDRSSDRNRSRNTEGMFYAGALNGNWYTQGRIGFGHFQQDVNRQLLLGTSAQGVGTRYGGDYNVAYGESGLNLDWAGTRVLPFVNVEYANIRRDGFAEQGAGGFGLQANAQTVDRWQAGVGLRASRRWDFGGGRSLDFRMSAQFQRTVASRGDVFEAAFVGLQQYQPLVGIGLSRYSGLFNVGLKAALSELTSLDFGYDYQRGQRDQAQMVSARLIKAF; this is translated from the coding sequence ATGGAAGCATCGCAAGGGGTGAGCGCCCACGGCAACCTGCCGTCCGGCGTGGGGATGAAGCTGGGCGCCATGGCGCTGGCTGTGGCATTGGCACTGGGGCTTTCAGCGTGCGGCGGCGGCGGCGGCGGTGGGGGCGGCGGCAACGTCCGACCCACACAGCCCACACAGCCCACACAGCCCACGCAGCCGGTCCAGCCCACGTCGCCGCCCTCGAGCGGAAGCGGCACGACGCCCTCGGGCGAAATCGACGTCGCTGCGAACGACGTCGTCGTGCGAGCTGACAACCTGACCGGGTCGACCGATCTGGTAAAAGGCGGCGCGGGCACGCTCACGCTCACCGGCACCAATAGCTACACCGGGACGACGCTCGTGCAGGCGGGCAGTCTCTATGTCGATGGCGATCAGTCGGCCGCCACAGGCGCAGCGACCGTGGCCAGCGGCGCGACGCTCGGTGGCAAGGGCATCATCGGCGGAAGTGTCACGGTATCCGATGGCGCCACCCTGGCGCCGGGCAGCAGCGGCGCGATCGGTACGCTCACCGTCAACGGCAACCTCAGTCTGTCGTCGGGTTCCCGGCTGGACTACGGTCTGGGCGATTTTGTCGACGTCAAAGGCAACCTGACGCTGGATGGCACGCTCGGTGGAAGCCCGGCGTCCGGTTCCGCGACGGGGCCCGGCGTCTACCGGCTCATGAGTTACGGCGGCAGCCTGGTGAACAACGGGCTGGACGCACCGGCCGGCTGGCTCGTGCAGACCGGCGTGGCGCACCAGGTGAATCTGGTGAATGCCCAGGCTACGCGTCTCAGCTTCTGGGATGGCGATGCCGGCCCGGCGAGTGACAACGTGGTCAATGGCGGCAATGGCACGTGGCAAACCGGCAACGCCGCGTCCAGAGCGAACTGGACGGACGCCAACGGCGTGACCAACACCGGGTTCGCCGATGGATCGTTCGCCGTGTTCCAGAGCACACCCGGCACGGTCACTGTCGACGCCAGCCAGGGCGACGTCAGCGTTGCCGGTATGCAGTTTGCGAGCAACGGCTATATCGTTAGGGGTGATGCGATTCATCTGACCGGTAGCGCGACCGATCCGGGGCAGTCGATCATCCGCGTGGGCGACGGCAGCACAGCTGGATCGGGCTATATGGCAACGATCGACAGCGTCCTGACCGGAGCGTCGGGCCTGGTCAAGACGGATGCGGGCACCCTGGTGCTCAGCGGCAGCAATACCTACACAGGCGGTACGACGATCAGTGGCGGCGTGCTTCAGCTGGGCAACGGTGGCACCACCGGCAGCCTTGCGGGCGACGTGACCGACAACGCCGTGCTCGCCTTCAACCGTAGCGACACCAGCAGCTTCAACGGCATCGTCAGCGGCGCCGGCTCCCTGCGGCAGATCGGCAGCGGCACGCTCGTGCTCACTGGCAACAACACCTATGCCGGCGGCACCACGGTCGACAATGGCATCCTGCAGATCGGCAACGGGGGTGCCACCGGCTGGCTGGTCGGTGACATCGTCAATAACAAGTACGTCAGGTTCAACCGAAGCGACGATGTCGTCTTCGGCGGAAACATAAGCGGTACCGGTTCGCTGTTGAAGGATGGTGCCGGCAAGTTGATCGTCACGGGTTCCATCACCGAGGACAGCGCCACCACCTCGACACGCCCGACCGTGATCACCGCCGGCACGCTGCAAATTGGCAACGGCGGAACCACCGGCTCGATCGCCGGTGACATCACGAACAACAGCGCGCTGGTCTTCGACCGGAGCGACACGGTGACCGTTGGCGGCATCGTCAGCGGCACGGGCTCACTGACCCAGGCGGGCACGGGCACGTTGATCCTGGCCAACACCGCCATCTTCAGCGATATCACCATCAGCAGAGGTACCCTGCAGATCGGTAACGGCGGCGGCAATTCGTGGCGCACCGGAAGCATCGCGAACAACGGCACCCTGATCTTCAACTTCGGTTATCCGAGTGGCGTCGGTGGCGGCACCGATGCGGTGATAAGTGGCAGCGGGAACCTGATCAAGCAGGGATCCGACCTGTTCGTCTTCAGCAACGACAACACCTACACCGGCGGCACGCTGATCAGCGGCGGTACGCTGCGACTTGGTTCGGGCGGCACCACCGGGTCGGTGACCGGCGCCATTACCAATAATGGCGTCCTGGGGTTCGACCGGTCGGACAATGTGACCTTTGCCAATCGGGTCACGGGTACCGGCGCGCTGCGGAAGGACGGCTTCAACACGCTCACCCTGACCGGCGATGTGGCAAGCACGGGCGGAACGAACGTCGCGCTCGGCACGCTCCAGATCGGCAATGGTGGAACGTCGGGCACGCTGGCGGGCGATGTCTTTGTCAGCGGCACGCTGGCGTTCAACCGCAGTGACGACCAGACCTTCAGCGGGAACATCAGCGGGGATGGCCAGGTAGTGAAGCTCGGCGGTAACACGCTCACGCTCACCCGCGGCAACGCGTCCAGCGGTGGTGGCGGTCCATGGTTCGGCACCGATGTGGTCGATGGCACCCTCAGGATCGCGAGCGGAGCGGCGCTGAAGTACTCGACCACCGTGGGCGGCAACCTCGCCCATGCGGTCCTGCAAGTGGACCACGGCGCGACCATCGCGTACACGACGCTTGCCGACGGCGCCACGTTGGACAACGCCGGCCTCGTGCATACGAACGATGCGTTCACGGCGGTGGGTGGTACCCGTGCCGCCTCCGTGCTCAACCACGACGGTGGCGTGATCGAGACGGTACCCCAGGTGGGTTACGTCGGTGGCGCCGTCAATCTCGGCGCGAACAGCACGTTGATCAATGCCTCGGGCGCCATCATTCGCGGAGCCATCGGTGTGGAATCGTCGGGCGTGGTCACCAACGACGGCGGGACCATCACCGGTATGACCGATGACGGCATCAATGGCCATATGACCGCGGTCACGAATACGAATGGCGGTCAGATCACCTCGGGGAGCGACTCGCGGATGCCAACCGCTCCCATCAGCGCCGGCATATTCTCGTACGGCCACGACGCAACGATCAGCAACCTGAGCGCCAGTTCGATCGTTGGCAAGCGCGTTGGCGTCGCCCTGAACGATGGCGGCACGGTATTCAATGACGGTGGCAGCCTCATCTCGGGCAGTACCGGTGTATCCACCTACAACCAGGACCTGACGATCGCCACCGTCAACAATACGAACGGCGCCCGGATCACCGGTACGCAGACGGGCATCAGGCTCGAGTTCGGCGGTGTCGTGAACAATGGTGCGGGCTCGACGATCGAGACGACCGCACCGGCATCGGGCGATTGCTCGGGGACGCCGGCCTGTGCCATCTACGTGCCGGTCTACGGTGGCGTCGGCAACTACGGTTCCGTGGGCACACTGACCCTGTCCAACGCGGGTTTCATCCTGGGCGACGTGCAGATGGACCCGGGTCGGGTCAACGACATCACGCTGATCGCCGGCGGCTACATTCACGGCGCACTGAAGATCGGCAGCAATACGGCATCCAACCTGACCCTCGATGGTGGTGCCGGCAGCAGCCAGCTGTATTCGACAGCGGTGACTGGCGGTACGACATTTGGCGGAAGCCTGATCAAGAACGGCGCCGGTATCTGGACGCTCGATAACAATGAGCTGCAAGGCGTGACGAACACATCGATCAACGCGGGCTCGCTGCGTGCGTCGCAGTCGCTCGCGGGTAATGTGACCGTCAATGCAGGAGGCATGATCGACGGCGTTCCCGGGGTCAATGGCAACCTCATCAACGCGGGCAAGGTCGCCTTGCATGGCGGCGATACGTCGGTCGGCGGCAATTTCAGCCAGGCGTCCGGCGGCAGGCTTGCCGTGAGTCTCGGCAGCAAACTCGCCGTTACCGGTTCGGCCGCGCTCGACGGTACGCTCGAGGTCACCGGTGCCGACAACGGGTATGTCAGCAATACGCACACGGATGTGCTTACCGCAACGGGCGGTGTCACCGGGACGTTCGGTGCGCTGGTCAAGGATTCCGGTGTCGTCTTCACCTCCAGCACGATCAACTACGGCCCGAACAGCGTGTGGCTCGACACGACGGGCCTCAACATCACGGCCGCCATGCAGAGCAGGGGAGCGGTGCTGACCCGCGCCTCGCTGGCCAGCGCCCAGCGCGTGCAGAGCGCATTTACGCAGCTGGACACGCGCATCGCCAGTGGGACCGTCTCGGCGGTTCCCTCGAACTTCGTCGAGGCGGCAGGGCAGTTCCAGCAAGCGCCCACGGTGCAGGCGGCACAGTTCTCGCTGGAAAGTCTGTCAGGCGAGCTGCATGCGGCCAGCGCCGCCATGACGTTCGAGGCGATCGATGCGTCGGGCCGTGCCATGTCCGATCACTTCGACGACCTGCTCGACAAGAAGGCAGGTTATGGGATGTGGACGCACAACCTCAGCACCAGCGGCGACATGGGGCGGTCCGGCTTCGACGGCGTTGGGTACCAGTTGAATGGCTGGATGGTCGGTAGCGATCAGCAGATCGGAAGCTCGGGGGTCGCGGGCTTCGCGTTCGGGCAGAGCCAGGCGCGTCAACAGCTCGACCGGAGTTCCGACCGCAATCGCAGCCGGAACACCGAAGGCATGTTCTACGCAGGAGCGTTAAACGGCAACTGGTACACGCAGGGGCGTATCGGGTTTGGCCACTTCCAGCAGGACGTGAATCGTCAGCTCCTGCTTGGGACGAGCGCCCAGGGCGTCGGGACACGGTACGGCGGCGATTACAACGTCGCCTACGGCGAAAGCGGTCTGAACCTGGACTGGGCGGGCACGCGGGTCTTGCCGTTCGTCAATGTCGAGTACGCGAACATCCGACGCGACGGGTTCGCGGAGCAGGGTGCCGGTGGATTCGGTCTGCAGGCGAATGCACAGACGGTGGACCGGTGGCAGGCCGGTGTCGGCTTGCGCGCCAGTCGACGCTGGGATTTTGGCGGTGGACGCTCACTGGATTTCCGGATGAGTGCGCAGTTTCAGCGAACCGTCGCCTCGCGAGGGGACGTGTTCGAGGCAGCCTTCGTCGGCCTTCAGCAATATCAGCCTTTGGTGGGCATCGGCCTGTCGCGCTACAGCGGCTTGTTCAATGTCGGCTTGAAGGCGGCGTTGTCGGAGCTTACGTCGCTGGACTTTGGCTATGATTATCAGCGAGGGCAGCGAGATCAGGCGCAGATGGTGTCGGCGCGATTGATCAAGGCGTTCTGA